The following proteins come from a genomic window of Fusobacterium sp.:
- a CDS encoding ferritin-like domain-containing protein has translation MVEAMKAMQENMKTLSNNTKDITRAIESLREEMDAVDVYNQRAELATDEELRKLMIHNRNEELEHAAMIIEWLRRTIPEFDHELKDYLFTEGSLEDIEEQATSGDGAQSSSSLKIGNLK, from the coding sequence ATGGTAGAAGCTATGAAAGCAATGCAGGAGAACATGAAAACATTAAGTAACAATACAAAAGACATAACTAGAGCAATCGAAAGTCTTAGAGAAGAAATGGATGCAGTAGATGTATATAATCAGAGAGCAGAACTTGCTACTGATGAAGAATTAAGAAAACTTATGATACATAATAGAAATGAAGAATTAGAACATGCTGCCATGATAATTGAATGGTTAAGAAGAACTATTCCTGAATTTGATCATGAATTAAAAGATTACTTATTCACAGAAGGATCATTGGAAGATATTGAAGAACAAGCTACCTCTGGAGATGGAGCACAATCTTCTTCTTCATTAAAAATAGGAAATTTAAAATAA
- a CDS encoding family 1 encapsulin nanocompartment shell protein — MDFLKRELAPITANGWKEIEERATAVLSKELSARKFVRVTGPLGREVTSITTGRMDVKTKDDIKYGVYKVQPLTESRICFPLSRWELDNIERGAKDVDYTSLDEGVRKAAKFEEEAIFKGLEEGQIEGIYKSSSYDTLDFGKTADKTLKVIFEGILKLDAAFAKKPYVLVVSNEKWYYLNTIVKEYSLPEKLEKILGHKIIVSKSIDGAILLPFDDENIELIIGEDYALGYQNHNESVVELFITESFSFRVLDPALIVLFK; from the coding sequence ATGGATTTTTTAAAAAGAGAATTAGCACCTATTACAGCTAATGGATGGAAAGAAATAGAAGAAAGAGCAACTGCAGTATTATCAAAAGAATTATCAGCTAGAAAATTTGTAAGAGTAACAGGACCATTAGGAAGAGAAGTAACATCTATAACTACAGGAAGAATGGATGTAAAAACTAAGGATGATATTAAATATGGAGTATATAAAGTACAGCCCCTTACTGAATCTAGAATATGTTTCCCTTTAAGCAGATGGGAATTAGATAATATTGAAAGAGGAGCAAAGGATGTAGACTATACTTCTTTAGATGAGGGAGTAAGAAAGGCTGCTAAATTTGAAGAGGAAGCTATATTCAAAGGACTGGAAGAAGGACAAATAGAAGGAATATATAAATCAAGCAGTTATGATACTTTAGATTTTGGAAAAACTGCTGATAAAACTTTAAAGGTTATCTTTGAAGGAATACTAAAATTAGATGCAGCTTTCGCTAAAAAACCTTATGTTCTAGTAGTAAGTAATGAAAAATGGTACTATCTAAATACAATAGTAAAAGAATATTCATTACCTGAAAAACTGGAAAAGATACTAGGTCATAAAATAATAGTAAGTAAATCAATAGATGGGGCTATACTCCTTCCATTTGATGATGAAAATATTGAACTAATAATTGGTGAAGATTATGCATTAGGATATCAAAACCATAATGAAAGTGTTGTAGAGTTATTTATAACTGAAAGTTTTTCATTTAGAGTTTTAGATCCAGCATTAATAGTATTATTTAAATAA
- a CDS encoding PhzF family isomerase: MSKIYKVYQIDSFSDKKFLGNPAGVVYNADGLSEKDMQKIARELNNSETAFIFSSDSKEYDIHVRFFTPLKEVPICGHATIAAHYVIALERKIKENTCIRQKTGAGILPVEIEPKKIGYNITMIQGKVEFGDIIEEKNLGRLVSALGIDNNDLITEAPVQIVSTGHSKVMIGIKDYKQLHNLKPDMKELNKLSNIINCNGYFVFTFDSDEKDILLKGRMFAPAIGIEEDPVTGNANGPVGAYIVKYELAKFKEDNFKFSAKQGMSIGREGKINVNVHIENKEPVKVEISGTAVVVFKTTIEL, from the coding sequence ATGTCAAAAATTTATAAAGTTTATCAAATTGACTCTTTTTCAGATAAAAAATTTTTAGGTAATCCAGCAGGAGTAGTTTATAATGCTGATGGATTAAGTGAAAAGGATATGCAGAAAATAGCTAGAGAATTAAATAATTCTGAAACAGCTTTTATTTTTTCATCTGATTCAAAAGAATATGATATACATGTGAGATTTTTCACTCCTTTAAAAGAGGTTCCTATTTGTGGACATGCAACTATTGCAGCTCATTATGTTATTGCTTTAGAAAGGAAAATTAAAGAAAATACTTGTATCAGGCAAAAAACAGGTGCTGGAATCCTGCCAGTTGAAATAGAACCCAAAAAAATCGGATATAATATTACCATGATTCAAGGAAAAGTAGAGTTTGGAGATATTATAGAAGAAAAAAATTTAGGAAGATTAGTTTCTGCTTTAGGTATAGATAATAATGACTTAATAACAGAAGCTCCAGTACAAATAGTTTCAACAGGACATTCTAAAGTAATGATAGGAATAAAAGATTATAAGCAGCTTCATAATTTGAAACCTGATATGAAAGAACTCAATAAATTGAGCAACATTATAAATTGTAATGGATATTTTGTATTTACTTTTGACAGTGATGAAAAAGATATTCTTTTGAAAGGAAGAATGTTCGCGCCAGCTATAGGTATAGAAGAAGATCCAGTTACAGGAAATGCAAATGGACCAGTAGGTGCATATATAGTCAAGTATGAACTAGCTAAATTTAAGGAGGATAATTTTAAATTTAGTGCCAAACAAGGGATGTCTATTGGTAGAGAAGGAAAAATAAATGTAAATGTCCACATAGAAAATAAAGAACCAGTGAAAGTTGAGATATCTGGAACTGCTGTAGTAGTTTTTAAAACTACAATAGAATTATAA